In Bos indicus x Bos taurus breed Angus x Brahman F1 hybrid chromosome 23, Bos_hybrid_MaternalHap_v2.0, whole genome shotgun sequence, a single genomic region encodes these proteins:
- the TULP1 gene encoding tubby-related protein 1 isoform X2 has translation MWVQPGAGTMPLQDDTLREVWASDSGHEEEGRSPEVQQRTKQRQKLRKKKPEAPEAPCPTGSKPRRPGAGRKGKPREEPAQGPAEARAAQTVYTKFLRDPEAKKRDPRETFLVARAPDAPDTEDGDEEEEEDDLEDEDEEEEKKERVHLPPKKPPKEKASTDIKERKTKAQGPKGDLGSPGPPLKPLRVKKKEAPAGEGTKIRKMKKKGSGEADKDCSVSPGTVKKTPAAMFLVPGECPAEKTLKKKGTPKGSEEEKKEEGEEDDEAAAAMTKNSNQKGKAKGKGKKKAKEDRAPSPPVEVDEPQEFVLRPAPQGRTVRCRLTRDKKGMDRGLYPSYFLHLDTEKKVFLLAGRKRKRSKTANYLISSDPTNLSRGGENFIGKLRSNLLGNRFTVFDNGQNPHRGGSTDVGSLRQELAAVIYETNVLGFRGPRRMTVIIPGMNSDNERVPIRPRNASDGLLVRWQNKTLESLIELHNKPPIWNEDSGSYTLNFQGRVTQASVKNFQIVHADDPDYIVLQFGRVAEDAFTLDYRYPLCALQAFAIALSSFDGKLACE, from the exons ATGTGGGTGCAGCCAGGCGCGGGCACCATGCCGCTGCAGGACGACACCCTCCGAGAGGTGTGGGCCTCAGACAG CGGACACGAGGAGGAAGGCCGGAGCCCCGAGGTCCAGCAGCGCACCAAGCAG CGACAGAAGTTGAGGAAGAAAAAGCCAGAAGCCCCAGAGGCTCCCTGCCCCACAGGATCCAAGCCCCGGAGACCTggag CCGGGCGGAAGGGGAAGCCGCGGGAGGAGCCCGCGCAGGGACCGGCTGAGGCCCGGGCAGCGCAAACAGTCTACACCAAGTTCCTCAGGGACCCCGAGGCCAAGAAGCGCGACCCCCGGGAGACCTTCTTGGTAGCCCGCGCCCCAGACGCCCCGGACACGGAGGACG gggatgaggaggaggaagaggatgacCTGGAAGATGAAGacgaagaggaggaaaagaaagagagagtccACCTGCCTCCCAAGAAACCCCCCAAAGAGAAGGCTTCTACAGACATCAAGGAGAGGAAGACCAAGGCCCAGGGTCCAAAGG GAgatctgggaagccctggcccCCCACTGAAACCTCTTCGAGTTAAGAAAAAGGAGGCTCCAGCGGGGGAAGGGACCAAGAtaagaaagatgaagaagaaag GGTCCGGGGAGGCTGACAAGGACTGCTCCGTGAGCCCAGGCACAGTGAAGAAGACACCAGCAGCCATGTTTCTGGTTCCCGGGGAGTGCCCAGCGGAGAAAACTCTGAAGAAGAAGG gaacTCCCAAAGGCTCCgaagaggagaagaaggaggaaggggaggaggacgATGAGGCGGCCGCTGCGATGACCAAGAACAGCAATCAGAAGGGCAAAGCCaagggaaaaggcaaaaag AAAGCG AAGGAGGACAGGGCCCCATCCCCACCCGTGGAAGTGGACGAACCCCAGGAGTTCGTGCTTCGGCCTGCCCCCCAGGGCCGGACGGTCCGCTGCCGGCTGACCCGGGACAAGAAGGGCATGGATCGGGGCCTGTATCCCTCCTACTTCCTGCACCTGGACACTGAGAAGAAG gTGTTTCTCTTGGCCGGCAGGAAGCGGAAACGCAGCAAGACCGCCAACTACCTCATCTCTAGCGATCCCACCAATCTGTCCCGAGGAGGGGAGAATTTCATTGGGAAGCTGAG GTCCAACCTCCTGGGGAACCGCTTTACTGTCTTTGACAATGGGCAGAACCCGCACCGCGGCGGTAGCACGGACGTGGGGAGCCTTCGGCAGGAGCTGGCGGCCGTGATCTAC GAAACCAATGTGCTGGGCTTCCGAGGTCCCCGGCGCATGACGGTCATCATTCCTGGCATGAATTCCGACAACGAAAGGGTGCCCATTCGGCCTCGCAAC GCCAGCGACGGGCTGCTGGTGCGCTGGCAGAACAAGACACTGGAGAGCCTCATCGAGCTGCACAACAAGCCCCCCATCTGGAACGAAGACAGTGGCTCCTACACCCTCAACTTCCAAGGCCGAGTCACCCAGGCCTCAGTCAAGAATTTCCAGATTGTCCACGCTGATGACC CCGACTACATCGTGCTGCAGTTTGGCCGCGTGGCCGAGGACGCCTTCACCCTAGACTACCGGTACCCGCTGTGCGCCCTGCAGGCGTTCGCCATCGCCCTCTCCAGTTTCGACGGGAAGCTGGCCTGCGAGTGA
- the TULP1 gene encoding tubby-related protein 1 isoform X1, with protein sequence MWVQPGAGTMPLQDDTLREVWASDSGHEEEGRSPEVQQRTKQRQKLRKKKPEAPEAPCPTGSKPRRPGAGRKGKPREEPAQGPAEARAAQTVYTKFLRDPEAKKRDPRETFLVARAPDAPDTEDGDEEEEEDDLEDEDEEEEKKERVHLPPKKPPKEKASTDIKERKTKAQGPKGDLGSPGPPLKPLRVKKKEAPAGEGTKIRKMKKKAGSGEADKDCSVSPGTVKKTPAAMFLVPGECPAEKTLKKKGTPKGSEEEKKEEGEEDDEAAAAMTKNSNQKGKAKGKGKKKAKEDRAPSPPVEVDEPQEFVLRPAPQGRTVRCRLTRDKKGMDRGLYPSYFLHLDTEKKVFLLAGRKRKRSKTANYLISSDPTNLSRGGENFIGKLRSNLLGNRFTVFDNGQNPHRGGSTDVGSLRQELAAVIYETNVLGFRGPRRMTVIIPGMNSDNERVPIRPRNASDGLLVRWQNKTLESLIELHNKPPIWNEDSGSYTLNFQGRVTQASVKNFQIVHADDPDYIVLQFGRVAEDAFTLDYRYPLCALQAFAIALSSFDGKLACE encoded by the exons ATGTGGGTGCAGCCAGGCGCGGGCACCATGCCGCTGCAGGACGACACCCTCCGAGAGGTGTGGGCCTCAGACAG CGGACACGAGGAGGAAGGCCGGAGCCCCGAGGTCCAGCAGCGCACCAAGCAG CGACAGAAGTTGAGGAAGAAAAAGCCAGAAGCCCCAGAGGCTCCCTGCCCCACAGGATCCAAGCCCCGGAGACCTggag CCGGGCGGAAGGGGAAGCCGCGGGAGGAGCCCGCGCAGGGACCGGCTGAGGCCCGGGCAGCGCAAACAGTCTACACCAAGTTCCTCAGGGACCCCGAGGCCAAGAAGCGCGACCCCCGGGAGACCTTCTTGGTAGCCCGCGCCCCAGACGCCCCGGACACGGAGGACG gggatgaggaggaggaagaggatgacCTGGAAGATGAAGacgaagaggaggaaaagaaagagagagtccACCTGCCTCCCAAGAAACCCCCCAAAGAGAAGGCTTCTACAGACATCAAGGAGAGGAAGACCAAGGCCCAGGGTCCAAAGG GAgatctgggaagccctggcccCCCACTGAAACCTCTTCGAGTTAAGAAAAAGGAGGCTCCAGCGGGGGAAGGGACCAAGAtaagaaagatgaagaagaaag CAGGGTCCGGGGAGGCTGACAAGGACTGCTCCGTGAGCCCAGGCACAGTGAAGAAGACACCAGCAGCCATGTTTCTGGTTCCCGGGGAGTGCCCAGCGGAGAAAACTCTGAAGAAGAAGG gaacTCCCAAAGGCTCCgaagaggagaagaaggaggaaggggaggaggacgATGAGGCGGCCGCTGCGATGACCAAGAACAGCAATCAGAAGGGCAAAGCCaagggaaaaggcaaaaag AAAGCG AAGGAGGACAGGGCCCCATCCCCACCCGTGGAAGTGGACGAACCCCAGGAGTTCGTGCTTCGGCCTGCCCCCCAGGGCCGGACGGTCCGCTGCCGGCTGACCCGGGACAAGAAGGGCATGGATCGGGGCCTGTATCCCTCCTACTTCCTGCACCTGGACACTGAGAAGAAG gTGTTTCTCTTGGCCGGCAGGAAGCGGAAACGCAGCAAGACCGCCAACTACCTCATCTCTAGCGATCCCACCAATCTGTCCCGAGGAGGGGAGAATTTCATTGGGAAGCTGAG GTCCAACCTCCTGGGGAACCGCTTTACTGTCTTTGACAATGGGCAGAACCCGCACCGCGGCGGTAGCACGGACGTGGGGAGCCTTCGGCAGGAGCTGGCGGCCGTGATCTAC GAAACCAATGTGCTGGGCTTCCGAGGTCCCCGGCGCATGACGGTCATCATTCCTGGCATGAATTCCGACAACGAAAGGGTGCCCATTCGGCCTCGCAAC GCCAGCGACGGGCTGCTGGTGCGCTGGCAGAACAAGACACTGGAGAGCCTCATCGAGCTGCACAACAAGCCCCCCATCTGGAACGAAGACAGTGGCTCCTACACCCTCAACTTCCAAGGCCGAGTCACCCAGGCCTCAGTCAAGAATTTCCAGATTGTCCACGCTGATGACC CCGACTACATCGTGCTGCAGTTTGGCCGCGTGGCCGAGGACGCCTTCACCCTAGACTACCGGTACCCGCTGTGCGCCCTGCAGGCGTTCGCCATCGCCCTCTCCAGTTTCGACGGGAAGCTGGCCTGCGAGTGA
- the TULP1 gene encoding tubby-related protein 1 isoform X3, with the protein MWVQPGAGTMPLQDDTLREVWASDSGHEEEGRSPEVQQRTKQRQKLRKKKPEAPEAPCPTGSKPRRPGAGRKGKPREEPAQGPAEARAAQTVYTKFLRDPEAKKRDPRETFLVARAPDAPDTEDGDEEEEEDDLEDEDEEEEKKERVHLPPKKPPKEKASTDIKERKTKAQGPKGDLGSPGPPLKPLRVKKKEAPAGEGTKIRKMKKKAGSGEADKDCSVSPGTVKKTPAAMFLVPGECPAEKTLKKKGTPKGSEEEKKEEGEEDDEAAAAMTKNSNQKGKAKGKGKKKAKEDRAPSPPVEVDEPQEFVLRPAPQGRTVRCRLTRDKKGMDRGLYPSYFLHLDTEKKVFLLAGRKRKRSKTANYLISSDPTNLSRGGENFIGKLRSNLLGNRFTVFDNGQNPHRGGSTDVGSLRQELAAVIYETNVLGFRGPRRMTVIIPGMNSDNERVPIRPRNVSPAPP; encoded by the exons ATGTGGGTGCAGCCAGGCGCGGGCACCATGCCGCTGCAGGACGACACCCTCCGAGAGGTGTGGGCCTCAGACAG CGGACACGAGGAGGAAGGCCGGAGCCCCGAGGTCCAGCAGCGCACCAAGCAG CGACAGAAGTTGAGGAAGAAAAAGCCAGAAGCCCCAGAGGCTCCCTGCCCCACAGGATCCAAGCCCCGGAGACCTggag CCGGGCGGAAGGGGAAGCCGCGGGAGGAGCCCGCGCAGGGACCGGCTGAGGCCCGGGCAGCGCAAACAGTCTACACCAAGTTCCTCAGGGACCCCGAGGCCAAGAAGCGCGACCCCCGGGAGACCTTCTTGGTAGCCCGCGCCCCAGACGCCCCGGACACGGAGGACG gggatgaggaggaggaagaggatgacCTGGAAGATGAAGacgaagaggaggaaaagaaagagagagtccACCTGCCTCCCAAGAAACCCCCCAAAGAGAAGGCTTCTACAGACATCAAGGAGAGGAAGACCAAGGCCCAGGGTCCAAAGG GAgatctgggaagccctggcccCCCACTGAAACCTCTTCGAGTTAAGAAAAAGGAGGCTCCAGCGGGGGAAGGGACCAAGAtaagaaagatgaagaagaaag CAGGGTCCGGGGAGGCTGACAAGGACTGCTCCGTGAGCCCAGGCACAGTGAAGAAGACACCAGCAGCCATGTTTCTGGTTCCCGGGGAGTGCCCAGCGGAGAAAACTCTGAAGAAGAAGG gaacTCCCAAAGGCTCCgaagaggagaagaaggaggaaggggaggaggacgATGAGGCGGCCGCTGCGATGACCAAGAACAGCAATCAGAAGGGCAAAGCCaagggaaaaggcaaaaag AAAGCG AAGGAGGACAGGGCCCCATCCCCACCCGTGGAAGTGGACGAACCCCAGGAGTTCGTGCTTCGGCCTGCCCCCCAGGGCCGGACGGTCCGCTGCCGGCTGACCCGGGACAAGAAGGGCATGGATCGGGGCCTGTATCCCTCCTACTTCCTGCACCTGGACACTGAGAAGAAG gTGTTTCTCTTGGCCGGCAGGAAGCGGAAACGCAGCAAGACCGCCAACTACCTCATCTCTAGCGATCCCACCAATCTGTCCCGAGGAGGGGAGAATTTCATTGGGAAGCTGAG GTCCAACCTCCTGGGGAACCGCTTTACTGTCTTTGACAATGGGCAGAACCCGCACCGCGGCGGTAGCACGGACGTGGGGAGCCTTCGGCAGGAGCTGGCGGCCGTGATCTAC GAAACCAATGTGCTGGGCTTCCGAGGTCCCCGGCGCATGACGGTCATCATTCCTGGCATGAATTCCGACAACGAAAGGGTGCCCATTCGGCCTCGCAACGTGAGCCCCGCACCTCCCTGA